Proteins encoded by one window of Tunturibacter psychrotolerans:
- the rpsD gene encoding 30S ribosomal protein S4 — protein MSHRTKFKMQRALELELPGLGKPGALATRSYPPGQHGQTKNKKLSEFASQLREKQKLLFHYGLREEQLRRFVRDARTFQQSNWIESLIGLLERRLDNVVFRLGFARSMASARQLVNHGHVMVNGRILTIGSAVLRVGDFVKLTAFASDMQATLESRQSPRLALPNYLQFATDGATDHGVLRMLPNSQHVPFELDPRPVAEYYAKQGV, from the coding sequence ATGAGCCATAGAACGAAGTTCAAGATGCAGCGTGCCCTCGAGCTCGAACTGCCCGGCCTCGGCAAGCCAGGAGCGCTTGCTACACGAAGCTACCCACCTGGCCAGCACGGCCAAACTAAGAACAAAAAACTCTCCGAGTTCGCCTCACAACTCCGCGAAAAGCAGAAGCTCCTCTTCCACTACGGCCTCCGCGAAGAGCAACTCCGCCGCTTCGTCCGGGACGCACGCACCTTCCAGCAGTCCAATTGGATCGAAAGTCTCATCGGCCTTCTCGAGCGGCGCCTCGACAACGTCGTCTTCCGCCTCGGCTTTGCCCGCAGCATGGCCTCTGCCCGTCAGCTGGTCAACCACGGCCACGTTATGGTCAACGGCCGCATCCTCACCATTGGCTCTGCCGTTCTCCGCGTCGGCGACTTCGTCAAACTCACCGCCTTCGCCAGCGACATGCAGGCCACGCTCGAATCCCGCCAGTCACCTCGCCTAGCCCTCCCCAACTATCTCCAGTTCGCAACCGACGGAGCCACCGATCATGGCGTCCTCCGCATGCTTCCCAACTCGCAGCACGTTCCCTTCGAGCTCGACCCACGCCCGGTCGCCGAGTACTACGCAAAACAAGGAGTCTAG
- a CDS encoding serine hydrolase domain-containing protein, giving the protein MTIRLVRVAVLFGAFLLMETSLLAQSGSTMFDGVWLGTLNVGAQTLRLQLHLQTGVTGSCTLDSLDQNGFRIVCDHVEVKGEKLSFEVPTVGGSWSGRISADGKTLTGTWMQGGGSWRLVMQHQATAIGPSETAALVFDPAMAAVAVTDLKPVLDHDLVAALKDGMLAPQNHGGVTIGVVQRGVKRIFNYGAASPDDVFEIGSITKTFTGLILAQMVEQGKVRLDEPVRELLPPGTVAKPTSGAEITLLELSDQHSGLPRLPENLKPADPRNPYADYDESLLYAYIAQHGVGVAPGVAFGYSNLGVGLLGQALAVRSGESYAELLHAQITGPLQMRSTGIALSAEMRAHLAQGHDVKGQPVGTWDLTALAGAGAVRSTAADMLTYLEAQLHPDHLPVGGVGVESKTLGAAIKASHFIHAEISPGIKIGLNWFRDDATGNYFHDGATGGYSSYSVFNPEKDFALVVLCNTTQGADAFANRLGGHITQRMAGVPAISLAPLP; this is encoded by the coding sequence ATGACAATCCGCCTCGTTCGCGTCGCTGTGCTCTTTGGCGCTTTTCTGTTGATGGAGACTTCTCTCTTGGCTCAATCCGGTTCGACTATGTTTGATGGCGTGTGGTTGGGCACGCTGAATGTGGGAGCGCAGACGCTTCGGCTTCAATTACATCTTCAGACGGGCGTGACGGGGAGTTGCACGCTGGACAGTCTTGATCAGAATGGATTCAGGATCGTTTGCGACCACGTGGAGGTGAAGGGGGAGAAGCTTTCTTTCGAGGTGCCAACGGTGGGCGGAAGCTGGAGCGGGCGCATCTCTGCGGATGGAAAGACGCTGACGGGCACGTGGATGCAGGGCGGAGGCTCCTGGCGACTGGTGATGCAGCATCAGGCGACAGCGATTGGGCCTTCGGAGACTGCGGCGTTGGTGTTTGACCCGGCGATGGCAGCGGTTGCGGTGACGGATTTGAAGCCGGTTCTGGATCACGATCTCGTGGCAGCTTTGAAGGACGGTATGCTGGCTCCGCAGAATCATGGCGGCGTGACAATTGGTGTGGTGCAGCGTGGGGTGAAACGTATCTTCAACTATGGCGCGGCTTCTCCGGACGATGTGTTTGAGATTGGGTCGATTACGAAGACCTTTACGGGGCTGATACTCGCGCAGATGGTGGAACAGGGAAAGGTTCGCCTGGACGAGCCGGTACGGGAGCTTTTGCCGCCAGGGACGGTCGCGAAGCCGACGTCGGGCGCAGAGATTACGCTGCTGGAATTGAGCGATCAACACTCCGGTCTGCCTCGCTTGCCGGAAAATTTGAAGCCTGCGGACCCACGGAATCCGTATGCTGACTATGACGAGAGCCTTTTGTATGCGTATATCGCTCAGCATGGCGTTGGAGTCGCTCCGGGTGTAGCGTTTGGCTACAGCAATCTTGGGGTGGGGTTGCTGGGGCAAGCTCTGGCGGTTCGGTCGGGAGAGTCGTATGCCGAACTTTTGCATGCGCAGATTACGGGTCCGCTGCAGATGCGGAGCACCGGCATCGCATTAAGCGCGGAGATGCGGGCGCATCTTGCGCAGGGGCATGATGTGAAGGGCCAACCCGTCGGGACCTGGGACCTTACCGCGCTGGCGGGCGCCGGCGCGGTTCGATCGACAGCTGCGGATATGTTGACTTATCTGGAGGCACAACTTCATCCCGACCATCTTCCGGTTGGCGGCGTTGGCGTCGAGAGCAAGACGCTGGGTGCTGCGATCAAAGCTTCGCATTTCATCCATGCGGAGATCAGCCCCGGCATAAAGATTGGGTTGAACTGGTTTCGAGACGATGCGACGGGAAATTACTTTCACGACGGCGCGACCGGAGGTTACAGCTCGTACTCTGTATTCAACCCTGAGAAAGACTTCGCTTTGGTTGTTTTGTGCAACACAACCCAGGGCGCGGACGCGTTTGCGAATAGGTTGGGCGGGCATATTACGCAGAGGATGGCGGGTGTGCCAGCTATCTCTCTTGCCCCACTGCCTTAG